ACGAAGTGTCCCAACAGCGTCATCGCGCCTACGCACAACAACGCACCACCGGCCGTCCCTTCCCACGTCTTTTTAGGCGAGATCTTCGAAAACGGCGTCCTGCCTATAAAAGACCCGACGATATACGCCATCGTGTCGTTGATCCAGATCGAGAAGATCAGGATACAAGGCAAAGCCACGGGGTAGGCGATGCGCTGGAACAGCGTCGGGGTGCCCCCCAAAAGCCGTGTCATCGATAACAAGGAATCCCCCATCCCATAAAGGAGGATCATCAGGAACCAGGGGAGCGAAATATAGGCCAGACCCGCCAGGGCGTACCATAAGTTTTTGCCGGTTTTTTCGGGCTTCAAAACCGCGCCGGCAGCGATCAGGAGCACACCTGCGCCCATCACCGCGTCCCCCACATATCCGGCCCATGCAAGCCCCTCCATGGCATCAGGGATGCCTCGGAAAGCCCACCACATGCCCCCCCAGCCCAGCAAGGGGAAACCCCAGGCCCAGGTTTTGTGGATCTTTTTAAAATCCGGGTCGATCGCCTTCATCAACAACAGGAACTCATACCAGCAACCGAAATGGATCAGGGTGAACAACGCAAAAAAAGAGGTGCGGTTCCAAAGAAGACCGCCTACCATGACGACGACAAAGATGATGGCGGACAGCGTCCGGGTTTTGAATGTAGCGACGTTTAAGGCCATGTAGTGGTTTTAATCCGTTTCATCCATACGAAACAGGCCAGCACCAGGACGGTGCTGATCAACCCATAGGACAAAGGCATGGTAGCATTGGTATCAAACACGGGATTCGGATGCGTCCCGCTTTGGTGTTGTTGGGCGTAAAAGAAAATCACCTGGGAAGCGTTGTACACCGAGTGGGCGACGATGGACGGCCAAAGACTCCCGCTGTAGGCATACAGATAACCCAAAACAAGCCCCAGCGCCAGGCGCGGGAAAAAGCCCAGGAACTGAAAATGCATGGCGGAGAAAAGAATGGCGCCCAGCCATACGCCCACGTGTACGTTCCGGGTCGCGCGGACCAGTATCTTCTGGATCACCCCCCGGAAAAACGCTTCTTCCCCCAACGCGGGGCAAAACGCCATCACCAGGAGGTTCAGCCCGAGATAACCAGGCGTCGGCATGTTCAGGATCTGTTCCTGGAAAGCGTCCTGCGATTTTTCCGTATCGTGTATCCACTTGTCGGCGCCCGCCACCGGAAAATGCAACCCTTCGTTCCAGCCCGCCAGCACCTGGACCATGGGGATGGAGACAAGCATGACCACCACCGCCAGGACAAAAAAGTTTTTGTTCCCGGGTGAACGGAACCCCGATTCCTGTAAGGGCGCCTGGTACACCAGCTGGCCATAGAACAGAGCCGGCAGTAGTAAGAAAATCAGCGAGTTAACAAGTGCCTGGGCATGGTAGGCGTTTGACGGCATGTTTAAGATCAACACGCTTGTCAACGCCATGGCAAACACAAGAAGGAACGCCAGCAGTAAACAGTGGAACCAAAGGGGCTTGTCGCCGAAGATAGGGCGCATGGGCATACCGAAATAAGTGCGTAAATTTACACCCTTTTCCAAGACAATGGTAAAGATTGGTCCCATATCGCTCCCCGACAACCCACTCCTGCTCGCCCCCATGGAGGACGTCAGCGATCCCCCCTTTCGCGCGGTCTGCAAGGCTGCCGGGGCGGACCTGATGTACAGCGAGTTCATCTCCAGCGAAGGGCTGATCCGGGACGCCATCAAAAGCCGGCAAAAGCTCGACTTTTTCGAGTTCGAGCGCCCGGTCGGGATCCAGATCTTCGGAGGTGATGAAGAAGCCATGGCCCTTTCGGCCAGGATCGTCGCCGCCACCCAACCCGACCTTGTGGACATCAATTTCGGTTGCCCCGTCAAAAAGGTCGTGTGTAAAGGCGCCGGGGCCGGCGTCCTCAAAGACCTGGACCTGATGGTCCGTCTAACCAGGGCCGTTGTCCGCGCCACCGACCTGCCCGTGACTGTGAAAACCCGCCTCGGCTGGGACGAAGCCTCCATCAACATCGAGGAAGTGGCCGAACGGCTCCAGGACGAAGGCATCCAGGCGCTCACCATTCATGGTCGCACCCGCGCCCAGATGTACAAGGGTGAGGCGGACTGGAGGCTGATCGCCAAGGTTAAGAACAATCCGCGTATCCGCATTCCCATCTTTGGCAACGGGGACATCGATTCGCCGGCGAAAGCGAAGCTGTATCTCGACCGCTATGGCGTCGACGGGCTCATGATCGGTCGTGCCGCGATCGGCTATCCCTGGATCTTCCGCGAGGTCAAACACTATTTTGCTACCGGGGAGGTGCTTGCGCCGCCTACCATCGAGGAGCGCGTGGCCGTCTGCCTTCAGCACCTGGAGAAGTCCGTGGCCTGGAAGGGACCGGTGCTTGGCATTCTCGAAATGCGACGGCACTATGCCAACTATCTGAAGGGGCTTCCCCACATCAAAGACTTCCGCATGCGGCTCGTCACCGCGCCCGACTTTTCTTCGGTCGAGGCCATTCTCCGTGACATCGGGGTGCGTTATGCCGGCTTTGTAGCAGAGCGCTTCATGGCTGGGTTCACCGGGTCCCAGGTGGAGGAATCCTGCGCTTACTAACGGAAGAACCACTTGAATAGCCGTAACTTCCCCGCATAGGGTGGATACTTTAGGCGAAGGTCGAGCCAGGTGCCCGACCGCGTCACGGATTTGAAGTGGGAAAAAATGCGGAAGCTCTCGAAGCCGTGGTACCGCCCCATCCCGCTGTAAGCGATCCCACCGACCGGGAGCGAAGGATTACCGAAGTGTACTAACGTGTTGTTGACACAGCCGCCGCCGAAAGGGACTTCCCGGAGAAAGAAATCGGCGAACGACCGGTCGCTGGAGAACACGTAAAGGGCCAGTGGCCAGGGGCGGGCGCGGATAAATGCCAGAGCCTCTTCAGTGGTATCGTAAGTAAAGATGGGCAGCAGGGGGCCGAATATTTCTTCTTCCATCAAAGGGCTATCGGGGGAGACGTCGTCGAGGAGGGTCGGGCCGATATAGAGGTCCGCTACGTCGTGGTCGCCGCCGTGGAGGATGCGGCCTTGGGGGAGATAGCCGGTGAGTTTTGCAAAACGACCGGCGTGGACGATGCGTGCGTAGTCGGGGGAGGAACGGGGATCCTCTCCGAAAAAGGCGCGGAGTTGAGAAAGTACGGCGTCCAGGAAAGCGGCTTTTATCGAACGATGCACCAGGAGATAGTCGGGGGCAACGCAGGTTTGTCCGGCGTTGATGAATTTCCCCTGGACGATCCGGCGGGCGGCGGGCAACAGGTCGACCGTGGGGCCGACGATACAAGGGCTTTTGCCGCCGAGTTCGAGGGTGACGGGGATGAGTGGGGGTGCGGCCATGGAAAGGATTTCCCGGCCAACGGGGATGGAGCCGGTGAAAAAGATGTGATCGGGCCGGCCCTGAGCCAACAAGGGCGGCAGCACGAGACGACCGTCGCCTTGTAGAACGCCGACGTATTCAGGTGGAAATAATTCCCCTAGTATCTGTTCGATAAGGACGGCAGTGGCGGGGGCAAACTCGGAGGGTTTGCACAAGACACTGTTCCCGGCGGCGATGGCGCCTACCAGCGGGTGGAGGAGCAGCATGAGGGGGTAGTTCCAGGGGGCGATGACCAGGACGACACCGAGGGGTTCTTTGTACACCACGCTGCGGGAAGGAAAAAATGCCAGTGGGGTGGACCGGCGATCGGGCCGGGCCCAGGCGTCGAGGTGCCGCAGCGTGTGGGTGATCTCCTGGTGGACCTGGCCGAGTTCGGTGGCGTAGGCTTCCACCGCGGGTTTGCGGAGGTCGCGGTGAAGGGCCTCCAGGAGGGCGTCTTCGTGCCGGTGCAGCGCCGCCTTTAACCGCGACAACTGTTGTTTGCGGAAAGCAACCGGGCGGGTCTGCCCGGAATCGACAAAGGCCTTCATGGCGGCAAGCGACGCGTGCATACCTCAAAAGTAACGTCTTTGCCGTACCTTACGTAGCCTTATGGACCCGGAAAAAGACATTCAAATGATGCGACAGGCCCTGCGGGAAGCGCAAAAGGCCTATGAGGAAGGTGAGATCCCCGTGGGTGCAGTCATCACCATAGGCGACCGGATCATCGCGAGGGGACACAACCAGGTGGAGCGGCTCAACGACCCGACCGCCCACGCCGAGATCATCGCCCTGACGTCCGCGTTCAACTTCCTGGGAAGTAAGTACCTGCCCGATGCAACCCTGTACGTGACCGTGGAACCTTGTCTGATGTGCGCGGGGGCGTTGTATTGGAGCAAGATCGGCCGCGTGGTGCAGGGAACGGCGGACCCCAAAAACGGGTACCTGCATACCTGCGGAGACAACAATCCCTTTCATCCAAAGACCGTCCTTACGCGGGACGTGATGATGGAAGAATGTGCAACCTTAATGAAGTCTTTTTTTCAGAGTAAGCGGTGAGGCCCTAATTTTGAGGAATATAATCTTAAATATACATCTATGTCGTTCACATTACCCCCTCTGCCTTACGCGTTTGACGCGTTAGAGCCGCATATCGATGCGCTGACGATGCAAATCCACCATGGTAAACACCACCAGGCGTATGTCGACAATCTGAATAAGGCGATTGCCGGAACGCCCAACGAGGGCAAATCCCTGGAAGAGCTCGTAAAGGTGGCCGGTACCATCAGCCCCGCGGTTCGCAACAACGGCGGCGGTCACTGGAACCACTCCTTTTTCTGGGAGATCCTGGCGCCCAATGCCGGTGGAAACCCCGAAGGCAAACTGGCGGATGCGATTGCCGGTACCTTTGGCTCATTTGACGAATTCAAGGAGAAATTTGCTGCTGCCGGTGCCACCCGTTTCGGAAGCGGCTGGGCCTGGCTGATCGTCAAAGACGGCAAACTGGAGATTACTTCTACCCCCAACCAGGACAACCCGCTGATGGACGTGGCCGAGGTAAAGGGTACGCCTATCCTGGGTGTAGATGTGTGGGAGCACGCCTATTACCTGAAATACCAAAATCGCCGTCCGGAATACCTGAAGGCTTTCTGGAACGCGGTGAATTGGAAAAAGGTCGCGGAGCATTACGCAAAAGCGCACTAATGCGTTAAGGTCCGGGGCGCCCGTCCCGGACCTATAATATCTCTTCCAGCTCTTTCAGGTGCCGGATCGTATACGTTGCCGGCACCCTGTCGGCCGACGCGATGTGGTTGACGAAAATGCAGTCCATGCCGATGTTGAGGGCCCCTTGTATATCTGCGTCGGGGTTGTCCCCGATCATGATGCTTTCCTTTACATCCGCCCCGGTGATCCGGAGCGCGAACTCAAAGATCTCCTTCTGGGGCTTGACACTCCCCGACTTCTCCGAGGTGATCACTTCTTCGAAATAGTCGTCCAGGCGGCTGGTCCGCAGTTTGCGCCATTGTACTTTTTCAAACCCATTGGTGATGAGGTGGAGGAGATAACCTTTGTTTCTGAGATAGGTGAGGATCTCAAGGGTATAGGGGAATAGGTTCTGTTTTTCCGGAAGTAGCTCCAGGAAGGTGGCACTCATCTTACGGGCCAGGGGCTCGCTGCCGATCTTGAAGTCGAGGAGTGTTCTCCACATGCGTTTCCATTTGAGCTCTTCGCTGGAAATGTGGCCGTGGTGATACCGGTCCCAAAGTACCTGGTTGTGGTGCAGGTATCGCTCATAAAACTTCCCGAAATCGTCGATACCTTCCCCCGATAGTTCGAGGACTTCGTAGAGTTCCAGCAGGGCTTCTTTTGCATTCAGGTCGAAGTCCCAAAGGGTATGGTCGAGGTCGAAAAAAATGTGCCGGTATTGCATCATCAAATTAGTAGATTGCGGGCCTGCAATCTACAGCGTAAAATGGTACTATCGAAACATGTCGTGATCACGGGTGGATCCAAGGGGTTGGGTTTTGCCTTTGCGGAAGCCTTTGCGGCGGGGGGCTGTTCCCTCGTGTTGTGCGCCCGGGGCGAAAAGGACCTGGACAAAGCGGCGGCCTCCCTCAGGGAGGCGTATCCGGGGATTACTGTCGTTACCGCCGCCTTTGACCTGGGCAGGCCGGAAGCGGCAAAGGCTTTCGGGCAGTGGGTCCTGGACAAGGGAGTGCCCGTGGACATCCTGATCAACAATGCCGGTCGCTTTGTCATGGGGAACCTGTTTGACGAACCCGAGGGTAGCCTTGAGGATATGATCGGGACCAACCTGTACAGCGCTTACCACGTCACCCGTACCCTTTTGCCGTCGATGATGGCGAGACGCAGCGGGCACATTTTCAATATCTGCTCGATCGCCAGCCTGCAGGCCTACAAATACGGGGGCTCCTATAGCGTGAGCAAATTCGCACTCCTGGGGTTTTCCAAAAACCTGAGGGAGGACCTGAAGCCCCACGGGATCAAGGTCACCGCGGTTTGCCCGGGGGCAGCCTACACCTCCTCCTGGGAAGGCTCGGGGGTGGAGCCCGGCCGCATCATGACGGCTGCTGACGTTGCGCAGATGGTTTTTGCCGCGGCCAGCCTGTCGCCCCAAGCTACTGTGGAGGATATTGTCCTGAGGCCCCAGTTGGGGGACCTTTAGGAGGCTGGCTGAGGCGCGGCGGCGCCCGGCGGGGAGCGCTGCTTCGCAGCCCGCGCCGGCACAAGGTTTAACACGATTTTAACCGCGTTTTTCTCGGCTCGCGGACTTAAATTTGTCTCTTGTCTTATGAAACGGATCACGTTCTCCTTGTTTGTGTTCCTACTCCTGGCGGCGGCCCCACGGCTACACGCGCAAGCGTCATTTACGGCCAAGGTTTCCCAAAAAGTCATTGGGCAAGAGGACTTGCTGCAGGTTGACTTTGTCCTTGACGGTGTGTCGGAGGTGGACCAGTTCAGTCCCCCTTCCTTCGGCTCGTTCCAGGTTGCCCAGGGTCCCTCGTATACCAGCGGGTTCAACCTCATCAACGGCAACACCAGCCGGTACTATTCCGTCACGTTTCTGCTCAAACCTACGAGCCTGGGCAAGTTTACTTTTGGTCCGGCTTCCGTCCTTATGGGGAATCAGACCATGCACTCCAACAGCGTCAGCGTCGAGGTCGTCAAGGGCAGCACGGGTGGCGGGGTTTCCCCCCAACAGTCGAATCCTTTCCAGGGGATGATGCCGTCCATGAACATGGACCCGTTGGCGCCGTCGGGTAGGGAAATGTATGGGGACCAGTTCCTGCGCAAAGGAGAAAAGGCAGAGGACAAGATCCGGAAGAACATGATCCTGCGGATGACCGCCAGTAAGAATTCGGTGTATGTAGGGGAACCGGTGGTGGCTACCTGTAAACTCTATTCCCGTCTGCAGTCCGACTCCAAGGTGGCGGAGCGGCCTTCATTTAGCGGTTTCTCTGTTTTCGAAATGGTGCAGCCCGAACAGGGGACGATTTCCAGGGAGATGTTGAACGGGCGGCCGTACAACGGCTACCTG
This region of Dinghuibacter silviterrae genomic DNA includes:
- a CDS encoding phosphatidate cytidylyltransferase; translation: MALNVATFKTRTLSAIIFVVVMVGGLLWNRTSFFALFTLIHFGCWYEFLLLMKAIDPDFKKIHKTWAWGFPLLGWGGMWWAFRGIPDAMEGLAWAGYVGDAVMGAGVLLIAAGAVLKPEKTGKNLWYALAGLAYISLPWFLMILLYGMGDSLLSMTRLLGGTPTLFQRIAYPVALPCILIFSIWINDTMAYIVGSFIGRTPFSKISPKKTWEGTAGGALLCVGAMTLLGHFVGIYQLGVWIGISAIAAVVGTAGDLLESRLKRLAGVKDSGSILPGHGGFLDRFDSLLLATPVTYAFFILLSIL
- a CDS encoding CPBP family intramembrane glutamic endopeptidase, which codes for MRPIFGDKPLWFHCLLLAFLLVFAMALTSVLILNMPSNAYHAQALVNSLIFLLLPALFYGQLVYQAPLQESGFRSPGNKNFFVLAVVVMLVSIPMVQVLAGWNEGLHFPVAGADKWIHDTEKSQDAFQEQILNMPTPGYLGLNLLVMAFCPALGEEAFFRGVIQKILVRATRNVHVGVWLGAILFSAMHFQFLGFFPRLALGLVLGYLYAYSGSLWPSIVAHSVYNASQVIFFYAQQHQSGTHPNPVFDTNATMPLSYGLISTVLVLACFVWMKRIKTTTWP
- the dusB gene encoding tRNA dihydrouridine synthase DusB; this encodes MVKIGPISLPDNPLLLAPMEDVSDPPFRAVCKAAGADLMYSEFISSEGLIRDAIKSRQKLDFFEFERPVGIQIFGGDEEAMALSARIVAATQPDLVDINFGCPVKKVVCKGAGAGVLKDLDLMVRLTRAVVRATDLPVTVKTRLGWDEASINIEEVAERLQDEGIQALTIHGRTRAQMYKGEADWRLIAKVKNNPRIRIPIFGNGDIDSPAKAKLYLDRYGVDGLMIGRAAIGYPWIFREVKHYFATGEVLAPPTIEERVAVCLQHLEKSVAWKGPVLGILEMRRHYANYLKGLPHIKDFRMRLVTAPDFSSVEAILRDIGVRYAGFVAERFMAGFTGSQVEESCAY
- a CDS encoding aldehyde dehydrogenase, whose protein sequence is MHASLAAMKAFVDSGQTRPVAFRKQQLSRLKAALHRHEDALLEALHRDLRKPAVEAYATELGQVHQEITHTLRHLDAWARPDRRSTPLAFFPSRSVVYKEPLGVVLVIAPWNYPLMLLLHPLVGAIAAGNSVLCKPSEFAPATAVLIEQILGELFPPEYVGVLQGDGRLVLPPLLAQGRPDHIFFTGSIPVGREILSMAAPPLIPVTLELGGKSPCIVGPTVDLLPAARRIVQGKFINAGQTCVAPDYLLVHRSIKAAFLDAVLSQLRAFFGEDPRSSPDYARIVHAGRFAKLTGYLPQGRILHGGDHDVADLYIGPTLLDDVSPDSPLMEEEIFGPLLPIFTYDTTEEALAFIRARPWPLALYVFSSDRSFADFFLREVPFGGGCVNNTLVHFGNPSLPVGGIAYSGMGRYHGFESFRIFSHFKSVTRSGTWLDLRLKYPPYAGKLRLFKWFFR
- a CDS encoding nucleoside deaminase, with the translated sequence MDPEKDIQMMRQALREAQKAYEEGEIPVGAVITIGDRIIARGHNQVERLNDPTAHAEIIALTSAFNFLGSKYLPDATLYVTVEPCLMCAGALYWSKIGRVVQGTADPKNGYLHTCGDNNPFHPKTVLTRDVMMEECATLMKSFFQSKR
- a CDS encoding superoxide dismutase, which gives rise to MSFTLPPLPYAFDALEPHIDALTMQIHHGKHHQAYVDNLNKAIAGTPNEGKSLEELVKVAGTISPAVRNNGGGHWNHSFFWEILAPNAGGNPEGKLADAIAGTFGSFDEFKEKFAAAGATRFGSGWAWLIVKDGKLEITSTPNQDNPLMDVAEVKGTPILGVDVWEHAYYLKYQNRRPEYLKAFWNAVNWKKVAEHYAKAH
- a CDS encoding YjjG family noncanonical pyrimidine nucleotidase, which encodes MMQYRHIFFDLDHTLWDFDLNAKEALLELYEVLELSGEGIDDFGKFYERYLHHNQVLWDRYHHGHISSEELKWKRMWRTLLDFKIGSEPLARKMSATFLELLPEKQNLFPYTLEILTYLRNKGYLLHLITNGFEKVQWRKLRTSRLDDYFEEVITSEKSGSVKPQKEIFEFALRITGADVKESIMIGDNPDADIQGALNIGMDCIFVNHIASADRVPATYTIRHLKELEEIL
- a CDS encoding SDR family NAD(P)-dependent oxidoreductase; the encoded protein is MVLSKHVVITGGSKGLGFAFAEAFAAGGCSLVLCARGEKDLDKAAASLREAYPGITVVTAAFDLGRPEAAKAFGQWVLDKGVPVDILINNAGRFVMGNLFDEPEGSLEDMIGTNLYSAYHVTRTLLPSMMARRSGHIFNICSIASLQAYKYGGSYSVSKFALLGFSKNLREDLKPHGIKVTAVCPGAAYTSSWEGSGVEPGRIMTAADVAQMVFAAASLSPQATVEDIVLRPQLGDL